In Vespula vulgaris chromosome 19, iyVesVulg1.1, whole genome shotgun sequence, a single genomic region encodes these proteins:
- the LOC127070911 gene encoding 28S ribosomal protein S17, mitochondrial: MAGSSKQALRYFLGTCLPSVKQNAVKVSVPRLELDKNIFMYFKEHDFVYAHDPNQKCNVGDIVLIQSLPEKLTRLITHKVIDVIYPLGDITDPITGKKVVVSKYRDDVKETNQLFGESKNAFDYDKAPPRGVMKDKRDFTYQETYIKYHEDPNDQDPYGV; the protein is encoded by the exons atggcAGGGTCAAGTAAACAAGCATTACGATATTTTCTTGGAACATGTTTGCCATCTGTAAAACAAAATGCCGTAAAAGTATCTGTACCACGTCTTGAGTTAgacaagaatatttttatg TACTTCAAAGAGCATGACTTCGTTTATGCCCATGATCCAAACCAAAAATGTAACGTAGGAGATATTGTTTTGATACAGTCGTTACCTGAGAAATTAACACGTCTCATTACCcacaaa GTTATAGATGTTATTTACCCATTAGGTGATATTACAGATCCTATAACTGGTAAAAAAGTTGTTGTTAGCAAATATAG GGATGATGTAAAGGAAACTAATCAATTATTTGGTGAATCCAAAAATGCTTTTGATTATGATAAAGCACCTCCAAGAGGGGTCATGAAAGATAAACGAGATTTTACGTATCAAGAAACATACATCAAATATCATGAAGATCCAAATGATCAAGACCCATATggagtataa